In Mangrovivirga cuniculi, the following proteins share a genomic window:
- a CDS encoding sodium:solute symporter family protein — protein MELEWIDWLSVALFFIISLAIGVWFARSAGKSAKDFFLSGRNMPWWLLGISMVATTFSADTPNLVTEIVRKDGVAGNWTWWAFLLTGMLTVFIYAALWRKSEVVTDLEFYELRYSGKAAAFLRAFRAVYLGVFFNVMIMATVCLAAAKMGNVLLGLTKGETLIIAGVVTVVYSSLGGLKGVLVTDFIQFIVAMVGSVWAAMIILDLPEVGGLSNMISSPALSGKLDFIPDPTDLNVFVPLFLIPIAVQWWNVWYPGAEPGGGGYIVQRMLSAKDENNAVGATLFFNITHYALRPWPWILIGLASLLVYPDLASLQSAFPNVDKSIIGHDLAYPAMLTYLPHGLLGVVVASLIAAFMSTISTHLNWGSSYVVYDFYQRFIKPEAEEKELVLVGRISTVVLMVLAMLFALVLESALEAFQILLTIGAGTGLIFILRWFWWRINAWSEITGMIVSFLVAIYFNVIHEEFFPDLEAYQVLLISIAITTIAWLTVTFLTRPTDEEKLLNFVKKINPGGIGWKRIYQKISLEKGVKSQPGEMYNKSKIPLGLAGMLTGTFSVYSALFAVGYWLYGEVYLASLMTAISIVSFVIMFRIWGALRKVYISER, from the coding sequence ATGGAACTCGAATGGATAGACTGGCTTTCGGTCGCTTTATTTTTTATAATTTCTCTTGCGATCGGGGTATGGTTTGCAAGATCAGCAGGTAAGAGTGCTAAGGATTTCTTTTTATCCGGTAGAAATATGCCGTGGTGGCTTTTGGGTATTTCAATGGTAGCAACAACCTTTTCTGCAGATACCCCAAACCTGGTAACGGAGATTGTAAGAAAGGATGGAGTTGCAGGAAACTGGACCTGGTGGGCATTTCTTCTTACAGGTATGCTTACTGTTTTTATCTATGCTGCATTATGGCGTAAATCAGAGGTAGTAACCGATCTTGAGTTTTACGAATTGAGATATAGTGGAAAAGCCGCTGCCTTTCTGAGAGCATTCAGGGCAGTTTACCTGGGTGTTTTCTTCAATGTTATGATCATGGCTACCGTTTGCCTGGCTGCGGCCAAAATGGGTAATGTGCTTTTGGGGCTAACAAAAGGAGAAACTTTGATTATTGCTGGGGTGGTTACTGTTGTTTATTCATCTCTCGGTGGATTGAAAGGTGTGTTAGTTACAGATTTTATCCAGTTTATTGTTGCAATGGTGGGATCCGTGTGGGCTGCCATGATCATTCTCGACCTGCCGGAAGTTGGCGGACTGTCAAATATGATTTCAAGTCCTGCGCTTTCGGGCAAGCTGGATTTTATACCGGATCCAACTGATCTCAATGTTTTTGTGCCTTTATTTCTTATTCCTATTGCAGTACAATGGTGGAATGTCTGGTATCCGGGAGCTGAGCCTGGAGGAGGGGGGTATATCGTACAAAGGATGCTATCGGCCAAAGATGAAAATAATGCAGTAGGAGCGACCTTGTTTTTTAATATAACACATTATGCTTTAAGGCCATGGCCATGGATCCTGATCGGACTGGCTTCTTTACTGGTATATCCTGATCTGGCTTCACTACAAAGTGCGTTTCCAAATGTAGATAAATCAATTATCGGACACGACCTCGCATATCCTGCTATGTTAACTTATTTACCTCATGGATTACTGGGAGTGGTGGTAGCCTCGCTTATTGCAGCTTTTATGTCTACTATCTCAACTCATCTAAACTGGGGATCTTCTTATGTAGTTTACGATTTTTATCAAAGATTTATAAAACCAGAAGCAGAGGAAAAGGAATTAGTACTTGTAGGTAGAATATCAACAGTGGTATTAATGGTTCTGGCAATGCTCTTTGCCCTTGTTCTGGAAAGCGCCCTGGAGGCTTTTCAAATATTATTGACCATTGGAGCAGGTACAGGACTGATTTTCATTCTTAGATGGTTCTGGTGGAGGATAAATGCATGGTCAGAGATTACAGGGATGATCGTATCCTTCCTCGTAGCTATATACTTTAATGTAATTCACGAAGAATTCTTCCCTGATCTGGAAGCTTACCAGGTACTATTGATAAGTATAGCAATTACAACTATTGCCTGGCTTACAGTTACATTCCTTACCAGGCCAACTGATGAAGAAAAGCTTTTGAATTTTGTTAAAAAGATAAATCCGGGTGGGATAGGATGGAAAAGGATATACCAAAAGATTTCATTGGAAAAAGGTGTAAAATCTCAGCCAGGTGAAATGTACAATAAGAGCAAAATTCCTTTAGGTCTTGCAGGAATGCTTACAGGAACATTTTCAGTATATTCAGCTCTCTTTGCAGTTGGCTATTGGTTATATGGAGAAGTTTACCTGGCGTCATTAATGACAGCAATATCAATTGTGTCATTTGTCATCATGTTTCGAATTTGGGGAGCACTAAGAAAGGTTTATATTTCAGAAAGATAA
- a CDS encoding class I SAM-dependent methyltransferase: MKEQQDHFSEFAAEYAKYRPKYPQELYKWLYEHCTGFYRAWDAACGNGQVAIELAKQFSTVYANDISEQQIEQAPENENIVYKTGRSEESLWPGESIDLIVAAQALHWFDIDEFFEQVKRVATEDAIFASWGYNLIDLQSPDQKFIEEFYNDLIGPYWPDERKYVDNEYRDFDLPIDEFKSPNLEIHAQYSRKQLLGYISTWSAVKNYKKAIGTDPMGFLKNNLKEESYAIKQKIFMRAGKLSF, encoded by the coding sequence ATGAAAGAACAACAAGATCATTTTTCCGAATTTGCCGCTGAATACGCAAAGTACAGACCTAAATACCCACAAGAGTTGTATAAGTGGTTGTATGAGCATTGTACGGGCTTCTACCGTGCATGGGATGCCGCTTGTGGAAATGGCCAGGTGGCGATCGAACTCGCTAAGCAATTTTCTACAGTGTATGCTAATGATATTAGTGAGCAACAGATTGAACAAGCTCCTGAAAACGAAAATATAGTATATAAAACTGGTAGATCGGAAGAATCACTCTGGCCTGGAGAAAGTATTGACCTGATTGTAGCAGCACAGGCTCTGCATTGGTTTGATATTGATGAATTTTTCGAGCAAGTTAAAAGAGTGGCTACGGAAGATGCAATTTTCGCTTCATGGGGATATAATCTGATTGATCTTCAATCGCCGGATCAAAAATTTATCGAAGAATTTTATAACGATCTCATCGGACCTTACTGGCCGGATGAAAGGAAGTATGTAGATAATGAATACAGGGATTTTGATTTACCCATAGACGAATTTAAATCTCCTAACCTTGAAATCCACGCACAATATTCGCGCAAACAACTCTTGGGATATATCTCTACCTGGTCAGCAGTAAAGAATTACAAAAAAGCCATCGGAACTGATCCAATGGGTTTTTTGAAAAATAATCTGAAAGAAGAAAGCTATGCTATAAAGCAAAAGATATTTATGCGTGCAGGAAAACTTTCATTCTGA
- a CDS encoding tryptophan 2,3-dioxygenase family protein produces the protein MKDEILKRLQKKYDDINQSADAYLEGLYHAKPINYWDYIQVDTLLTLQKTRTDFHDEKIFIVYHQVTELVLNLIIHELEKLTSGEIPEEKELDIRMNRCVNYADMLINSFSVMSKGMSYEEYNQFRMTLTPASGFQSVQFRLVEFYCTDVENLMKPEDKEKLEGNESIRDKFEHLYWQSAGKNPKTGEKSLTLQNFEDKYKDEMVSLAEKMQDNNLNRRLKTIENEKGLSPKLLETVKAFERKFNYDWPMVHLETARFYLTGNPKKEATGGSDWEKYLHPDYQQRKYFPKFTSEK, from the coding sequence ATGAAAGACGAAATTCTTAAACGCCTTCAGAAAAAATATGATGATATAAATCAATCTGCCGATGCTTATCTGGAAGGCTTATATCATGCTAAACCAATAAATTACTGGGATTACATCCAGGTCGATACTCTTTTGACATTACAGAAAACAAGGACTGATTTTCACGATGAAAAAATTTTTATCGTATATCACCAGGTGACAGAATTAGTTCTTAATCTGATAATTCATGAACTGGAGAAACTTACTTCAGGGGAAATTCCTGAGGAAAAAGAATTGGATATTCGTATGAACAGATGCGTGAATTATGCGGATATGCTAATTAATAGCTTTAGTGTGATGAGTAAGGGAATGTCTTACGAGGAATATAATCAATTTCGTATGACATTGACACCTGCAAGTGGATTTCAGTCAGTACAATTCAGACTGGTAGAATTTTATTGCACTGATGTTGAAAACCTTATGAAGCCTGAGGACAAAGAAAAGCTGGAAGGTAATGAGTCGATTAGAGATAAATTTGAGCATCTATACTGGCAAAGTGCCGGAAAGAATCCTAAAACCGGTGAAAAAAGCCTTACGCTGCAAAATTTTGAAGATAAATATAAAGATGAAATGGTTTCTCTAGCAGAGAAAATGCAGGATAACAATTTAAACAGGCGCTTAAAAACCATCGAGAACGAAAAAGGTTTGTCACCGAAATTGTTAGAAACCGTAAAAGCATTTGAAAGGAAATTCAATTATGACTGGCCGATGGTTCATCTCGAAACAGCAAGATTTTACCTGACGGGTAATCCTAAAAAAGAAGCAACTGGAGGTAGCGACTGGGAGAAATATTTACATCCGGACTATCAACAGCGAAAATACTTCCCGAAATTTACCTCTGAAAAATAA
- the cls gene encoding cardiolipin synthase, which produces MEISAFLGPLTTEILVAIFLVFYGLTLTFTVTVIILEGKNPTKSISWMLIVLFLPVIGILLYLRYGRNFRKEKLFTAKSQQDSNKIIEQVSDIDLSGTDILTKDEKFFPFNKIMKLAAAANKAMLTKSNCAEILENGSVTFPSMLEAIENANHHIHMCFYSFEEDDIGQDFINLLLKKAKEGIAIRCIFDGIGSWGLSKKTITLLKNTGIEVEIFMPVRFPLLTTRLNYRNHRKILIIDGKIGFTGGLNIAERYSKIKKDTGFWRDTHIKLTGEAATCLQSVFLQDWRFVCNRVFEGPEYFPKFRTESDTLVQITASGPDSREVAIMQAYFTAITTARDHIYISTPYFVPNEPIITALETAVLSGVKVVLLLPGMPDHKILYYTSLNFASRLIYAGVEVYIYKKGFNHGKVLVVDGIFSSVGTANMDERSFEKNFEVNAFIYDEKIASTLSDNFKSDLEGSEKIDPVEFKKRPIRQKILEGVCRMISPLM; this is translated from the coding sequence ATGGAAATTTCTGCATTTTTAGGACCCCTGACAACGGAAATTCTGGTAGCTATTTTTTTAGTGTTTTATGGGTTAACACTGACATTTACAGTTACCGTAATTATCCTTGAAGGGAAAAATCCTACAAAGTCGATCTCCTGGATGCTCATTGTCCTGTTTCTACCAGTGATTGGTATTTTATTATATCTTAGGTATGGACGAAATTTCAGAAAAGAAAAATTATTTACTGCTAAATCACAACAGGATTCTAATAAGATCATCGAACAAGTTTCAGATATTGATCTCTCTGGTACTGATATCCTGACAAAAGATGAAAAGTTTTTCCCTTTTAATAAGATCATGAAGTTAGCAGCAGCGGCTAATAAGGCAATGCTAACAAAAAGCAATTGCGCTGAAATTCTCGAAAACGGTTCTGTTACTTTTCCTTCCATGTTAGAAGCGATTGAGAATGCCAATCACCACATCCATATGTGTTTCTATTCATTTGAAGAAGATGATATAGGACAGGATTTTATTAATCTTCTTCTTAAGAAAGCAAAAGAAGGAATTGCTATCAGATGTATTTTCGATGGGATTGGATCGTGGGGATTATCTAAAAAAACAATCACTTTGTTAAAAAATACCGGTATAGAGGTAGAGATATTTATGCCAGTAAGGTTTCCTTTACTTACTACAAGACTAAACTATCGTAATCACAGGAAGATACTAATTATAGATGGAAAAATTGGGTTCACCGGCGGACTCAATATTGCTGAGCGTTATTCAAAGATCAAAAAGGACACCGGTTTCTGGAGAGACACTCACATTAAACTTACAGGTGAAGCTGCAACTTGCCTTCAATCGGTGTTTTTACAAGACTGGAGGTTTGTCTGTAATAGAGTATTTGAAGGTCCTGAATATTTCCCCAAATTCAGAACAGAATCTGATACATTGGTACAGATCACTGCATCTGGTCCAGATTCAAGAGAAGTGGCGATTATGCAAGCCTACTTTACTGCCATAACTACGGCAAGAGATCATATTTATATATCAACTCCGTACTTTGTACCTAATGAACCAATAATTACAGCTTTAGAAACAGCAGTACTAAGTGGTGTAAAAGTGGTTTTACTTCTTCCCGGGATGCCCGATCATAAGATTCTTTATTATACTTCTCTTAATTTTGCCAGTCGCCTGATTTATGCCGGAGTAGAAGTCTACATTTACAAAAAAGGTTTTAATCACGGCAAAGTACTGGTAGTTGACGGAATATTTTCTTCAGTTGGAACTGCGAATATGGATGAACGAAGCTTCGAGAAGAATTTTGAAGTGAATGCTTTTATTTATGATGAGAAAATTGCTTCAACCTTATCTGACAACTTCAAATCTGATCTTGAAGGTAGTGAAAAAATCGATCCGGTAGAATTCAAAAAAAGACCGATCAGACAAAAAATCCTCGAGGGAGTTTGCAGAATGATCAGTCCTTTGATGTGA
- a CDS encoding DJ-1/PfpI family protein — MSKIRKRPIVIIKNSINNMSTTVGFFIYDNMELMDFAGPWEVLSVASEIVKDEQSLKLYSFADVRRSINTINGVTITPDFVIDEIPDTDILIIPGGNGSKRIIDQDHLMNSLNKIISLVELTATVCSGARIAASLGLLKERKFTTHYSVFDDVMKIEPTANPDFDNRFMHDSKIITSAGVSAGIDMAIYLVSTIFDDDIAQKTAKFIEYPYYIYNT; from the coding sequence ATGAGTAAAATCAGGAAAAGACCAATTGTAATTATTAAAAACTCTATCAATAACATGTCAACGACTGTAGGTTTTTTTATTTATGATAATATGGAACTCATGGATTTTGCCGGTCCATGGGAAGTATTGTCTGTTGCTTCGGAAATTGTAAAAGATGAGCAATCGTTAAAACTTTATTCATTTGCTGATGTCAGGCGTTCAATCAACACGATTAATGGAGTTACTATAACTCCGGATTTTGTGATTGATGAGATTCCCGATACTGATATTTTGATCATACCGGGAGGTAATGGTTCAAAAAGAATCATTGATCAGGATCATTTGATGAACAGCTTGAATAAAATAATTTCCTTGGTAGAATTGACGGCTACAGTGTGTAGTGGTGCCAGGATAGCTGCATCTTTAGGGTTATTAAAAGAGAGAAAATTCACGACTCATTATTCAGTTTTCGATGATGTGATGAAAATTGAGCCTACAGCAAATCCGGATTTTGATAATCGATTTATGCACGATAGCAAAATTATAACGTCGGCCGGAGTTTCAGCTGGTATTGATATGGCTATTTATCTTGTTTCCACTATTTTTGATGATGATATAGCTCAAAAAACAGCTAAGTTTATTGAATACCCATATTATATTTATAATACGTGA